A genomic window from Vigna radiata var. radiata cultivar VC1973A chromosome 2, Vradiata_ver6, whole genome shotgun sequence includes:
- the LOC106756466 gene encoding MAR-binding filament-like protein 1-1 → MGSTSCLLHSSLCKFPSSSSSGYRPKTKLRAPTSSCLGQQDPVCSKRTILLTSIALLPFRRLKRAPALEPPAATPTEENEENEAKTQEDNQEAETAPEVETPSNSFLSLLNGIGIFSSGVLGALYALSQKEKAAADATIETMSWKLKKNEELILSLKKDYELKLLNKQEEQANLLGKAKEEKQALTEQLNSANSTINHLGKELKNERILVEDLKLQIDRLETELSKIDADKKDLEINLKEKIDFIGVLQERINLLSENLKDKEDVVKNLNSSLAIKELELKRLNSTYEKTKDDLSSVQLQIQGLKDELLKSQQELEAKDSLVMELSSRLSSLTHENDDFRSKYDVMEKEYNDLKLTTERKAALDSRVLSEKEEELLQLKHQFELALRESSKNLVINGDLSRERDLLKEALENQSGKVNHLKHELQDTQGNLEKSRKESAELENLLSESNKLRNELEVEVSKLSSELTEVKGSLQRSLDNAKHEAEMLASEVTTAKEHFKKTEAELQGKSHDLTIALEKCDSLQKELIEIYKKAETTAENLKEEKQLVDSLKRDIQALEKQISEDKESRKSLETNLKEAVKSLDEMNRNATILSSELQRTNSLVSSLEKEKEVLMNSLADQRNASKEAKENIEDAHNLIMKLGNERENLERKGKKLEEDLASAKGEILRLKSRISSSKVAVNNEKVQKDGSEGKDNSSKVAVNNEQVQKNEGESKVNSSKVAVDNEQVQKNGGESKVTVTARKTVRRRKANPQ, encoded by the exons ATGGGAAGCACCTCTTGCTTGCTCCACTCATCCCTCTGCAAATtcccatcttcatcttcatctggATACAGACCAAAGACCAAATTGCGAGCTCCTACATCCTCCTGCTTGGGCCAGCAAGACCCAGTCTGCAGCAAAAGAACCATTCTTTTAACGAGCATAGCCCTTCTTCCATTTCGCCGTTTGAAGAGGGCCCCAGCTCTCGAACCACCGGCCGCAACTCCAA CTGAagagaatgaagaaaatgagGCGAAGACACAAGAGGATAATCAGGAAGCTGAG ACAGCACCTGAAGTGGAAACACCATCAAATTCCTTTCTGTCTCTCCTGAATGGAATTGGAATATTTTCTTCTGGTGTGTTGGGTGCTCTCTATGCACTTTCTCAGAAAGAAAAGGCTGCTGCTGATGCAACAATAGAAACA ATGAGCTGGAAactgaagaaaaatgaagaactGATTCTTTCCTTAAAGAAGGACTATGAGCTGAAGTTACTGAATAAGCAGGAGGAACAAGCCAACCTACTTGGAAAGGCAAAGGAAGAGAAGCAAGCATTGACAGAACAACTAAATTCTGCGAACAGTACAATCAACCACTTGGGGAAGGAGCTTAAAAATGAGAGAATTTTGGTTGAGGACCTGAAACTTCAAATTGACAGACTTGAGACTGAGCTTTCAAAGATTGATGCAGATAAGAAAGATCTTGAAAtcaatttgaaagaaaagatagattTCATTGGAGTTTTACAGGAAAGAATCAATCTTCTCAGTGAGAACCTCAAGGACAAAGAAGATGTTGTTAAGAATCTCAATTCATCTCTAGCAATAAAGGAGTTGGAATTGAAGAGATTGAATTCCACCTATGAGAAAACCAAGGATGACTTATCCAGTGTACAATTGCAGATTCAAGGGTTGAAAGATGAACTACTTAAAAGCCAACAGGAACTAGAAGCTAAAGATTCCTTGGTGATGGAACTAAGTTCAAGATTGAGTTCCTTAACTCATGAGAATGATGATTTTAGGAGTAAATATGATGTCATGGAGAAGGAATACAATGACCTAAAGCTCACTACTGAAAGAAAGGCTGCTTTGGATTCTAGGGTTTTAagtgaaaaagaagaggagCTTCTTCAGCTAAAGCATCAATTTGAACTTGCCCTGCGTGAATCAAGCAAAAACCTggtcatcaatggtgatttatCCCGGGAAAGAGATTTGTTGAAGGAGGCTCTTGAGAATCAATCTGGTAAAGTGAATCATTTGAAGCATGAACTTCAAGACACCCAGGGAAATCttgaaaaatcaagaaaagagtCTGCTGAATTGGAAAACCTTTTAAGTGAATCAAACAAACTGCGCAATGAGCTTGAGGTTGAGGTGTCTAAGCTTTCATCCGAGCTCACTGAAGTTAAAGGATCACTACAGAGAAGTCTTGATAATGCAAAACATGAGGCAGAGATGCTAGCAAGTGAGGTTACAACTGCAAAGGAACATTTTAAGAAAACNGAAGCAGAGCTACAAGGTAAGTCCCATGATTTAACAATTGCTCTTGAAAAGTGTGATAGCCtacaaaaagaattaattgagaTATACAAAAAGGCTGAGACCACAGCAGAGaatttaaaggaagaaaaacagtTAGTTGATTCTTTGAAAAGAGATATACAAGCTTTAGAGAAGCAAATCTCAGAAGACAAGGAGTCCCGAAAGTCTCTTGAGACGAACTTGAAGGAGGCTGTCAAATCACTTGATGAAATGAACCGAAATGCAACGATCCTCTCTAGTGAACTACAGAGAACCAACTCTCTTGTTTCTAGccttgaaaaagagaaagaggtgcTTATGAATTCCCTAGCAGACCAAAGAAATGCAAGCAAAGAGGCCAAGGAGAACATTGAAGATGCTCATAACCTCATCATGAAACTCGGCAATGAAAGAGAGAATTTagagagaaaagggaagaaattggaGGAGGATTTGGCTTCTGCCAAGGGTGAGATATTGCGCTTAAAGAGCCGAATCAGCTCTTCTAAAGTTGCTGTTAACAATGAGAAAGTCCagaaagatggaagtgaaggcAAGGACAATTCTTCAAAAGTTGCTGTTAACAATGAGCAAGTGCAGAAAAATGAAGGTGAAAGCAAGGTCAATTCTTCAAAAGTTGCTGTTGACAACGAGCAAGTGCAGAAAAATGGGGGTGAAAGCAAGGTTACTGTAACTGCGAGGAAGActgtgagaagaagaaaagctaATCCACAATAA